A stretch of Desulfotalea psychrophila LSv54 DNA encodes these proteins:
- the tatC gene encoding twin-arginine translocase subunit TatC, with protein sequence MAVHQTLIVFLQEMRKSVKILVSSVVICTAVIFFLSPELLQLVQAHLSDELYFFSVAGPFLAHIKLALFGSLFVLMPLIMTFIWRAIAKPFGVSGLALYCFIVATCLLFYVGTMFCYLITLPFGIKFLLGYGSAELRPVISVGRFVNFVTIFVLAFGLIFELPIFMIFLAKVQVVSRKFFEKNRRYALLAIAVAAAVLTPTPDVVNMLLMGGPLYLLYEGGIITMIILRIR encoded by the coding sequence ATGGCTGTGCACCAAACGCTTATTGTTTTTTTACAAGAAATGCGTAAATCAGTAAAGATTTTGGTAAGTTCAGTAGTTATCTGTACTGCAGTGATTTTTTTTCTCAGTCCTGAACTACTCCAACTGGTGCAAGCGCACCTCTCCGATGAGCTCTACTTTTTTTCCGTGGCAGGCCCATTTCTCGCCCATATTAAACTGGCCCTCTTTGGCTCACTTTTTGTCCTGATGCCACTCATTATGACCTTTATCTGGCGGGCCATAGCTAAACCATTTGGAGTAAGTGGTCTTGCCCTCTACTGTTTTATCGTGGCAACCTGCCTGCTCTTTTATGTGGGAACAATGTTCTGCTACCTGATAACCCTGCCCTTTGGCATCAAATTCCTTCTAGGATACGGCTCTGCTGAACTGCGTCCCGTTATTTCCGTCGGTCGTTTTGTCAACTTTGTCACCATATTCGTCCTTGCCTTTGGCCTTATCTTCGAACTTCCTATTTTTATGATATTCCTGGCCAAGGTCCAGGTAGTCAGCAGAAAATTTTTTGAGAAAAACAGACGCTATGCCCTGCTTGCCATTGCCGTTGCCGCAGCCGTTTTAACCCCAACGCCCGATGTGGTAAACATGCTCCTTATGGGCGGGCCCCTCTATCTGCTCTATGAGGGCGGCATTATCACCATGATAATTCTCAGAATTCGCTAG
- a CDS encoding DUF523 domain-containing protein → MKTYLISACLVGLCTRYDNQCKKSAACMELLQDAIWIPVCPEQLGGLATPRSRADIVGGDGSDVLAGKAQVLTATGVDITEAFIKGAYQVLSILQQQNIDGIFFKAKSPSCGVVKKLGVTAALLQQHGYQPQEF, encoded by the coding sequence ATGAAAACATATCTTATAAGCGCTTGCCTGGTTGGTCTCTGTACTCGATACGATAACCAGTGTAAAAAATCTGCTGCCTGCATGGAGCTCTTACAGGATGCCATATGGATTCCCGTATGCCCAGAACAATTAGGCGGTCTTGCCACTCCGCGTTCCCGGGCGGATATTGTTGGCGGAGACGGCTCTGATGTGCTCGCTGGTAAGGCCCAGGTGCTCACAGCTACCGGGGTGGATATTACGGAGGCATTTATAAAGGGAGCATATCAGGTGCTCTCCATTCTTCAGCAGCAGAATATTGACGGCATCTTTTTTAAGGCAAAAAGTCCATCCTGTGGAGTTGTTAAAAAATTAGGAGTGACCGCTGCTCTCCTGCAGCAACACGGCTATCAACCGCAAGAATTTTGA